aatctttatattaaattaacaaactttcatttagttaatcaaatataaagcccattaatagtccatagtctaatttccacaagtgtcgttcttttgtccaaaccccaattatggtccaaaatccaattaccccgttttaatattttagcccaacatcacgattacttcggcttaaataagcataataataacttagctacgagacattaatgaaaataatataaacatgacttacagtggttaaaaataacgtagtggtacacggacagagtttcaacttacaaaaccttaaaacattcgtctaacccaaccttattattatcactaacttaaaattataattgcaaattgagattacaacTTGGattgatacttgatacataaaattgagagaaagaaaaagatttagaaaattatatattttatatcgtCGAATTTGCTggctatttatagatgtggcctgatactgaggctcatgcgatcgcatgagttctcagtattaacctcatgcgatcgcatggccaggctggccatgcccaattgcctttgtttgctagtttgtcgacgttatataatattaatataatatataaataatttttataattatttaaatattatattatattcatatgcatagttaacttaaaattttagctccgttgcgtcgcgcgttgagagttgactttggtcccggttccggattttcgaacgtcctttcgtactactttatatcgtgtactttgcgttttgaatcttgtactcttgtaatttcgagacgtttctcaccaataattggaaccactttgattgtactttgtacttttgagttttttggtcgtttgcgtcttcaatttgtcaaatttgtcttttgttttcaccttttattatttaaacgaatatcacttgtaaatagaacaatttcaactaaaagcttgtctttcttgagggataatgctatgaaatatatgttcgtttttagcattatcaatagtcaTCGGTACACCAAATGTTATTACCCTGCCGACGGTATAAATCTCAACTGGGCGACACTTATCAAAAGAATGTCGTGTTCCACAAATGAGCCAAGGAATAAGTTTACCAGATTTCAAGCTAGTGCCTGAAAGGACGTAGGTAGGGCATTTGGGGTTCTTCATGGTCGGTTTCATATTTTAAGACTTGTTGCACACATTATGTCAGTAAACAAGATGCGAAGAGTAACGTAATGTTGTGTCATATTACATAATATGATTCTAGAAGATAATGAATTTGCACTATGTAAGTGGTAGGAAAAATTTATCACCGAGGACAAGGAGAATCATCCCGAACGTATTTGGAACCTTCCATCGCCATTTCGAACTATGCATTAGTTTTTGTTACGTAATCTCTATTTTTAATATGTTTAGTTTATTTCAAATTTGTAAAATTATATAGTCGTTAAATTTATGTAAACGTTGACAATTTATTTATTGTtgaattttaataaaaaattaattaatgtctttttaatattttattttattatatgtattttttaattatatttatttataagagaaaaaaaaataaaaaacttgtGGACCCTACAAAAATTTGAAACAAGAATCTAACACAAGGGTTAACGAAGATCAAAAACTAACATTTGCTACGTTACAGACAAATTTCACTTTTTCACCAAAAAGTACTATCATCTGCATGTGACGTCACCGACATGGTTAACAAGAGTCTAATTCGAATTGGTGTGGGTACATCCCCGTaggattttttattattattattattattattttcctttCTCCCATTCAAGTTTTTGTGTTACTTCTAGGATTCGAGCAGGAACTGGCCACAACCAAACTGGTTACAATCGAGTTCAAGCTGGTTCAATTTTCGTGCTTTCCAGATTAATTTCATTCGGGGACAAAACGAGTACTACCAAAACAAGCACAATTTCAGCCAGTTTTTGGAACCTTTTGGTCAACTTCGGGTCAACGATTTTTGGCTACAAAATATAAATATGAGCATTCATATTAAGGCCCTATTATACCAATTAAAATCAGGGGTCTATCAAAACCTTCATAAAGATCGGGAACACTTTTATTATGAGTATGCCATTTCAACGGTTAAAAAAAAGTATGTCATTTCATGTATTGAACCATCTCATCATTTCGGAAAGAATATTCTCAACATCTGCAAATTTTTCAGTCACTATCTTCCTCGGTATGTTGCAATTCTACCTGGTATCAAAATGTTATTATATTACAATCTCTTGTTGGATATTCAATTGGAATCTCATCAGGGATTTGTTTATGTATAAAAACTTTCAGTTAGAACTCTAGCAAACCTAACTCTTTCAAACTTTTTAACACAAATTTCATTAGTTAATTTATCCATAATCAGTGGAACTACAACTTGACTTGCTATCTGACCAGTTACACCACCTCCAAAGTTCAAAAGGAACATTATGAACACCAACACAAAAACGAAATGTCAACTGACATTTTTTTATAACCAAACATCTCATTTGGTTTTCAACTAGTTCTAGCCTGATTATTCCATATACCATACCACCAGATAATTCATCAGAATATATAAAATTTCATTTTAACATAGAATTACTATGACTATTTGGCCTGTTTTGGCAAATCAGGCACCTAAATGTTAGTAAGTATTAATCTCAATCCAAAAGTAATTCTGGACTATCAAGTAATGCAGATAAGATGGTTACCATTAAATTCAATCAACCAATGAAATTGTGTAAAATTAGTTTTAAGCTCATTATTTTGACATTTGCTCCAAGTAAAGACATGTGAataccctttacccaaaaaaaaaagtaAAGACATGAGAAAATTATTGATTAAGAACATTACTTACAATCACCAAGCACAAGTTAGGGAGCAAAAGTACACAATTGTGCAACTTAGTCCAGGAAACTTCCATATTAGAACATAGATCCTAAAGATCACTTACAACATAGTACCTAAAGAACATGCAAAGTGCATACATCAATATCCTTCCATATCAACTACTACAATATCCCATTGAGCAATTTTTCCAAGGAACCGAATAATCTCCTTCAGTTAACtgaaaaaatgaaaaaaaagaaaATGAGTGAATGGAAAACAACAAATTAGAATTAGAGTAATAATTGTAATTCAGAGACATAGCAAGACGAAACTACTTAGCTCACAATGACAGGACTATCATTGACACCAACATAGTGAGAAGGTTAACCATCATGAACTAACTGAATATGGAGGAACAATAAACCCGAAAAGTGCAGCAAGAAGAGTACAGTCTACAGCCTTGGATTCTTCCATAGTAATCGTAAAAGCgttaaaaaatttatattattttgaAAATAACATACTTTCTAAGGAGCTTTTTTTCTTTGACCATCATGACCCAAAGGAGATAATTCACTACTTAAAATGTTAAGATTCCCACTTCCACCAGTGGCTCAGCAAAATGTAGCAGTCCTTACATTCACCTCATGCTCAAACGCATGTCAATAAAGATGAAGATAACATTTAAAACGACGTGAACAATGGGTATAGTTTTACAACATATATCCTAAAAAACATAGATCAACATATATCCTGAAGAATGAGCAAAGTGCATAGACCAATAACCTTCCATATCAACTGCTAAGCCTAAGATACTTCCATAGGTAATCAGTACAAGTGTCAAATATGGTTCAAAATTATACtagtacggagtattattttaAGAAAAACCTACTTTCTAATGTGCATTTTTCTTTGACTATTATGACCCAAACGGGAttattcattagttgaagtgttgaGATTCTACTTCCACCAGTGGCTCACCAAAATGTAGCAATCCTAACATCCACCTGATACTCAAAGGCATGACAATAAAGATAAACATTTAAAGCGACATGCACAATGGCTATTAGTTTTTCAGTAAAGAACTCCACCCCTACATACACTTGATCTAAGGAAAAGCTGCTTCATATATGGATATTGTAAAATGATCATAAAAATCGAGTGTTTTAACTTTAATCCTTTTGAATATAACATAAACAATATAGTCACAATCACTAGGTGTCTACTTATTCAACTAAAGCATTATAATAAAGATCAGAATAGCATACAAACTGATAACATATTCTATTCAGTCAAGCTTGATTAGTCACAACTGTAACAATGATGATATTGACAAGGCATGGTCAACTTTATGGATGCTAACTGTAGTCCATGGAAGCAACAGACTGCTACAGGACTATGGGGCGGGCAATAAACCCTATCTAACACATAAGGAAATATAAATATTTAACTCTAATGCAGGGGATTTCTGATGCCATATCTAGTACTTAATCACATTGATGTGTCTGTGGAATTATCATTATCTAAACATTTCCTGCTACTTTAATACGTCCTATATGACAAGAAAGAAGTGCTCATTGTGTTGGTACATGATGATAATGGGTAAGCATTTTAATTTCACACACCGGCTCCCCTCTGATCAAATATCAGAAGATCTTCTCTTGCAAATATAGAGCAACAAAAAATAGATAGCTATAACTATATACTTGATTGTAAACAAGATAATTGTGGCTAATGTTTACAAAAATCTGAAATATGATAATGAGTAGTAAAAAATCTAAACTAGCAGCAGTAATATTTAAAGTACCTCGGTGCATGTCCATCAACACAGAAGCAGCAGTGGcggcatcatcattatcattgccATCATTATCAGCAACATCAACTTTGGTGTCGTCATTAATGAGGATAGTATTTGGTTGATCAATCAGAAGTAACGTTTCCTTGAAGGAGCTCACGGTGACTACCTCCACAATATCATGGTTTCCAGAAACCTCAAGATCACTAAACTGATGTGAAGACGGATTGTAAACTTCAAATCTGTCTCCTTTGGATGGTGCTAACCTTAACAATATAGGTTCGCCATTCTTTCTAAATCCTATTACTCTATCACTTGAACCCTTTGGTGCCTTAAAAGTATAAATTTTTTCAAAAGAGTTTAGAACAGCATGCTTCATTATCCATACATCACAAACTTGTTGATTTCCCTCTTCGTAATAATCACTAATCACAGCAAGTGACTCCATTCGTTTGGAGAGGTACAAGTCTGTGAAAGGATGTGCTAAACTATTAGGTAGGTATACTTCTCCAATTTTTTCACTTGTCAGATCAAATGTAATAATCATTTGTTTATCAAGTTCATTCCCTGTTTCACTACTATAATCACGAGCAAGCCAGTAAATAATCCCATTTATAGTCTCGTGAACATTTTCCAATGTAACCGATTTACGAGGCTTATCGCTAGGTACAGTTCTCCAAACCCCTGAACTTGCAGTATAAATCTCTGCGTCCCAATTAACGGAATTAGAAGTGAAACGATTACCATATCTCCCAATTCTGACAAGTTTAGGGTCACTACTTCCATTACAAACTCCAAAACCAACCACCTTAGGTACTGAATCAGAAATCGGAATAACAATACATTATACATCTCCGAATTGAAGGATTCCATATATATAACATttcttattgatattattatcatcactGAGGAATAATACACACAATAATAATCCGTGAGATGAACTGAGTACCCACGATTGCCCTGACTCATATCCTTTAAAAGTCTCAGGAACAGTAATAGGACACTTGTTTTTGGGaaagttatcattatcaataatcgAAACATGATTTTGTTGTAATTCGTTATCATCGCTAACTGTCTCGTACCGTGCAAGTAGATGATGCTGATGATTGTGGCGGAAGCTGTGTTCGGTGACGAATGAAGAgctcttaatgatggaattgaatAGCTTTGAAAGCAATGTGCATCGAATCAATGATTTAACCGGAAGATGTTTTATGATTTCAACTTGAATCTCGATCGGTATGTTATCAGCCATTTTTAATTTGGAGTTTGTGGAGATTTTGGAATTTAGGGTTTTGGATATTAGGGCTTCTAATTTGTAAAGGGTGCTTAATCGAAATGTGTATGAGTTGGAAATGAAGGTGAATTCAACATCGGACTATAGATAGATACTGTACTACTCATGGAAACGGTGACGTATTCGTATGTAATCGGCCCCTACGGACTATTAATTTAGGAATACAGAAAGTCAAGAAGGTTGAATTCTCAAAAAATATTTAGGAATACAGAAAGTCAAGAAGGTTgaattctcaaaaaaaaaaaaaaaaaaaaaaaaaaagtagttttCTTGTTcagtcttttttattttattttttttcgaaaaaactTTTATAACAAAAGGAGATTCATCTAAAAGATGAAACCTCCTAGAACATACATACCGAACTACCGAGCTAGCCTAAGAATAAACTAACAAACCAAGCTCACAACATAACACGAAAAAGCGAAACCAAGACTAGAAAAAAAAAATCGACCTTAACAATCGCAAAAAAGATGTAATTCAATCTAAACAGTAAACCTAGAGATTATAATCCATCTACTTCTCAACACATTGAAGCCAAAGGCATTACGTGTTTTTGATAAAAATGCCAAAAGTCTTCATTTCCGCTCCTTGCACCAACTTTTTCTTGTTTTCCTTCTTCTCCTTCTTTTGCTTCTTAAAATGTTCCGAGGCGGTAGGCGGTGCTTCTTGTTTTCTTGTTCAGTTGTTCGTACAATAAAGAGTACAATAAATTATAATCTTTTTTTACACGGTAACCACAAAAAATAGTAAGTACTAATTTAAAAGTTAATGGTGGTGATGATCTTCTTTTTTGGGCGGAGCCAGGATTTGTCTATAGGGGAGGCTTACTTAACGATGACAatcaaaaaaggcaaaataaataaactaaaagaGACCAACTTTCTTTGTATAGCCTATTTTATttgtttaatacacatatatattttatgAAACTTTAGTAACTATTAAACAATAAAACATGATACTATAAAATATGTGGTATGAAAATTCATATTGTACATCTAAATAATTGATATGTAAACTTTTACGATATGTTTCAGTTAATATTAGTCCGTATTCATGTTTGGAAGATAGGTAACCTAAATAATTGGGTTAGATGAATAATTAAAAGAGACTTAGTTAAAACAAGTAAATATGTGATATTAGTATTTCATTGGAATTTGGCCTATTGGGGGAAGCTGAGCACCCCTCTGTCCCCTCCATGTCTCCGCTACTGCTTTTTTCTACACGTAGTTTGCCCTTTGGCTCACACGTATAtgtcaatggatcggatatggatcgggtgagaccgtatccatatccatatccgtttattTTTTTAATCCATATCCGTATtcatttataaaaatttcatccatccatatccatatccgtcgggtgaagcgggttaatggataatcatccatatccatttaaatttattttatttttaacaattataagattcactgtatacgatcaaaagtaatattacttaatagtttatgcgaccgaaagtcacatttttactattctatatactccgtaataaatagtCAACAAATAGCCTATTAAACATATAAAGATATCGATTAtctgtaagttgcttactttttatTTAATGGAATCACATTTAAACCACCAAAGTAAGATAAATacatttaatgatttaaaaaaatatataagaaaaacattatattattagagaaaatattaagaacgatgaatataaataatgaaatatcagtacataaatgatattaattcgagtgataaatttatatatttatttatttcgggtgaaagcgggttcatccatggatgaaactttttatccatatccatatccatatacattccggttcatccatatccgtatccatatctatttagatcttccatatccacgaataatcgggtggatatccactggatcgggtctccattgccatccctacatgTAGTGAACAAGAGGTTGTATCGTTACAATGACCCTTTGGGAGATATGGCAGTATCGTAACAACCAGTAGCGGAACTTGAAATATATGATTATGAGGGTGAACATTAATTTTTTTAAATGtagttctttaaaaaaaaaaaaataagcgtCATCatagtaaaaagaaaaaaaaacagaaacgATTTCCAGTTCTATATCTATAtgcaatattaaatataaaatatgaaTACAGATGATACTAACAGCTCCATAATTccataaagatgtgattttatcaTATTTATCCATcataaatgtgacgacccgaaaatttctgaccaaatttaaatttaatctttaaatgaattaatgtttccgacaggataagcaaagtctgttaagttgaaattcaaaaatttggaactgtgttcatgtaaccttcgactttttcggacgattcacgaaccactatttgtaaataagatatgtatataaatatatgtatatatttgaggctgatatttacatatatataaatgtttccaacatgttaagcaatcaaacttgttaagacttgattaattgaaacagattttatgtaaacgtttgaccacccagtttgtccgacgattcacgaacgttaaaacttgtaaaaacgacatgatgatatatatatgaacatatgtatatatttaacatgatacaatgataagtaagtgtgatgaccaggaaattttcgaccaaatttaaacttaatctttatatgattttgatacgataagcaaagcctgttatcCTGAGTATCAAAATTtttttcatacattcattcacccttttgactgttccgaagattcacgagcaataaatattaaatcattataatataaatatatgtataacaattttatatataaaatgcgaTTTGTGatttataataagtttaattattaaaaaccttttctaacatattaagttatgaaaatatatatgatatattatatatatatatatatatatatatatatatatatatatatatatatatatatatatatatatatatatatatatatatatataaagaattaaATGAATAA
The window above is part of the Rutidosis leptorrhynchoides isolate AG116_Rl617_1_P2 chromosome 1, CSIRO_AGI_Rlap_v1, whole genome shotgun sequence genome. Proteins encoded here:
- the LOC139895552 gene encoding putative F-box protein At1g30920, with protein sequence MADNIPIEIQVEIIKHLPVKSLIRCTLLSKLFNSIIKSSSFVTEHSFRHNHQHHLLARYETVSDDNELQQNHVSIIDNDNFPKNKCPITVPETFKGYESGQSWVLIPKVVGFGVCNGSSDPKLVRIGRYGNRFTSNSVNWDAEIYTASSGVWRTVPSDKPRKSVTLENVHETINGIIYWLARDYSSETGNELDKQMIITFDLTSEKIGEVYLPNSLAHPFTDLYLSKRMESLAVISDYYEEGNQQVCDVWIMKHAVLNSFEKIYTFKAPKGSSDRVIGFRKNGEPILLRLAPSKGDRFEVYNPSSHQFSDLEVSGNHDIVEVVTVSSFKETLLLIDQPNTILINDDTKVDVADNDGNDNDDAATAASVLMDMHRGLKLKHSIFMIILQYPYMKQLFLRSSVDVRIATFW